One genomic region from Salvia hispanica cultivar TCC Black 2014 chromosome 2, UniMelb_Shisp_WGS_1.0, whole genome shotgun sequence encodes:
- the LOC125207675 gene encoding maltose excess protein 1-like, chloroplastic, translated as MAESVFLKYKLKLPVSSNPRSLGSFPRVQLHFRSYELHLKKSNCLGQSISCSSRPTPVSAVSSDRAHSISQKPLRVKHKSFKEWDEVTAKFAGAANIPFLLLQLPQIMLNYQNLMAGNKSALLAVPWLGMLTGLLGNLSLLSYFIKKRESEAVAIQLVGVVSIYVVLWQLAMAEAMPLPHFVATSIVTVSGVVINLMKRFDLLARGVWKYWEEFITIAGLSALPQVMWSTFVPIVPNTVLPGCIALFTAVLAVSMARMGKLSKKGGSISGWTTTLLFMWMPVAQMWTNLHNPANVKGLSAVTMLLAMVGNGLLIPRALLTRDLMWFTGSTWACVFYGWGNLVCLYCFNSISWELFLACSLGFLAWIGITLWRDAQVHGHPSSFTSLKHIIF; from the exons ATGGCTGAATCAGTGTTCCTCAAATATAAGTTGAAGCTTCCAGTAAGCTCTAATCCGCGAAGCCTGGGGTCATTTCCGCGTGTTCAACTACATTTTCGAAGCTATGAACTACACTTAAAGAAGAGTAATTGCTTAGGACAATCCATCAGTTGCTCTAGTAGGCCTACACCGGTCTCTGCAGTAAGCTCAGACCGTGCACATTCCATAAGCCAG AAACCTCTGCGAGTGAAGCACAAGAGCTTCAAGGAATGGGACGAGGTCACAGCAAAATTCGCTGGAGCTGCGAACATCCCGTTTCTCTTACTGCAACTGCCTCAGATCATGCTCAATTATCAGAATCTGATGGCAGGGAATAAGTCTGCACTTTTGGCTGTTCCATGGCTG GGTATGCTTACTGGATTGCTCGGGAATCTTTCTTTGCTCTCgtattttatcaagaagaGGGAAAGTGAAGCAGTGGCGATCCAGTTGGTAGGAGTCGTGTCCATATACGTTGTCCTTTGGCAGCTGGCTATGGCTGAAGCTATGCCTCTTCCCCATTTTGTGGCCACTTCCATAGTGACTGTGTCCGGTGTCGttataaatttgatgaaaCGCTTCGATTTGCTTGCTCGTGGAGTCTGGAAATATTGGGAAGAGTTTATTACCATAGCCGGCCTATCTGCACTTCCACAA GTCATGTGGTCGACTTTCGTCCCAATAGTACCTAACACTGTCTTGCCCGGCTGCATTGCCCTTTTTACCGCAGTGCTCGCTGTTTCTATG GCGCGGATGGGGAAACTGTCGAAGAAAGGTGGATCGATATCTGGATGGACAACGACTCTTCTGTTTATGTGGATGCCTGTTGCACAAATG TGGACAAATCTTCATAATCCTGCAAATGTCAAAGGTCTGTCTGCGGTCACAATGTTGCTGGCCATGGTTGGCAACGGCCTGCTGATCCCGCGAGCATTACTCACTCGAGACTTAATGTG GTTCACCGGTTCGACTTGGGCGTGTGTTTTCTACGGATGGGGCAACCTTGTCTGCCTGTACTG CTTCAATAGTATCAGTTGGGAGTTGTTCTTGGCTTGCAGTCTTGGCTTTCTTGCTTGGATAG GAATCACTTTGTGGAGAGATGCACAAGTCCATGGACATCCCTCATCCTTCACTTCTTTGAAGCACATCATTTTTTAA